From one Flavobacteriales bacterium genomic stretch:
- a CDS encoding DUF1573 domain-containing protein, with amino-acid sequence MRYILVIMISCGALFTSAQSYKQLIDYADINAEAGDYYGASIYYKQAMEIDSSKIDLLYKYAEALRKYNNYTKAAYYYEKVWDKDKGGRIYKDASFWLASMQKYNAAYRTASKTWKKVKSKYSRNKKGYEYQKARQEGLSCNYANRIKNDSTENVYVSNIGEHVNTTDSEFAANKVTDKLFFSSLRANKKAGELEVHDDWYRVKQYEAELNDSSVKTSKLIAESINSPQLHNANSSFNAAKGILFFTQCDSLNQCKLVYTKLTNGKWSVPTELPERINAKGTTTTQPNFCEIDGQEYLFFVSNRKGGYGKLDIWYSKILDGNTYSKPINAGKLVNSIDNEVTPFYDTVDRVLYFSSNWHFGKGGFDVFKSKGTPENLTKPENLLAPINTQWNDLYYTIYPEKDNERVGYLTSNRLGSYYQKGPTCCNDIYEVKILNEEKIAENQEIVTLDDLNKYLPVTLYFHNDRPGPRSMDTVVALNYLTTYDAYTSLHPKYKTEYAKGLKDEQALEAELDIDNLFKHYVDKGVSDLNLFTNLLLAELKKGQKIEITIKGFASPLAKTAYNVNLTKRRISSLINYLREYNKGEFIPYLDATAPDGGTLSFVKIPFGEYTASNAISDNYNDQRNSVYSKGAALERKIEIQSVTFAERKGAYAALTVGTGTYDFGKVKQGEVLKHEFIIKNTGNAPLEIVGMETVCSCTKISIDTKSIQPGGQAIFTMELDTKHLEGKQVKSATIFANAFPKIKRLVLTTEIVKE; translated from the coding sequence ATGCGGTATATATTAGTCATAATGATAAGTTGTGGAGCGTTGTTTACCTCTGCTCAAAGCTATAAACAGTTGATTGACTATGCAGATATCAATGCTGAAGCTGGTGATTATTATGGCGCATCAATTTACTACAAACAAGCTATGGAAATTGATTCTTCCAAGATCGATTTACTATACAAATATGCTGAAGCTTTGAGGAAGTATAATAATTATACTAAAGCTGCATATTATTACGAAAAAGTTTGGGATAAAGACAAAGGAGGAAGAATATACAAAGACGCATCCTTTTGGCTAGCGTCTATGCAAAAGTACAATGCAGCATATAGAACAGCATCTAAAACATGGAAGAAGGTTAAATCAAAGTATAGTAGAAATAAAAAAGGATATGAATACCAAAAAGCAAGGCAAGAAGGCTTATCCTGTAATTATGCTAATCGGATCAAGAATGATTCAACAGAAAATGTTTATGTGAGTAATATTGGTGAGCATGTGAATACAACAGATTCGGAGTTTGCAGCAAATAAAGTTACAGATAAACTTTTCTTTAGTAGTCTTAGAGCGAATAAGAAAGCGGGAGAATTGGAGGTTCATGATGATTGGTATAGGGTAAAACAATATGAAGCTGAGCTTAATGATAGTTCTGTAAAAACATCGAAATTAATAGCAGAAAGTATTAATTCCCCCCAATTACATAATGCCAACAGTTCTTTTAATGCAGCTAAGGGGATTTTATTTTTTACGCAATGCGATAGTCTTAATCAATGTAAGTTAGTTTATACCAAGTTAACCAATGGAAAATGGAGCGTTCCTACTGAATTGCCAGAGCGAATAAATGCCAAGGGTACAACGACTACGCAACCTAATTTTTGTGAAATTGATGGACAAGAGTATTTATTTTTTGTGTCCAATCGAAAAGGAGGATATGGAAAATTGGATATTTGGTATTCAAAAATATTAGATGGGAATACCTATTCTAAGCCTATTAATGCAGGTAAATTAGTCAATTCTATTGATAATGAAGTGACACCGTTTTATGATACAGTAGATCGAGTATTATATTTTAGTTCAAATTGGCATTTTGGAAAAGGAGGTTTTGATGTCTTTAAATCTAAAGGTACACCAGAGAACTTAACTAAACCAGAAAATTTATTAGCTCCAATAAATACGCAATGGAATGACTTGTATTACACTATTTATCCAGAGAAAGATAATGAAAGAGTAGGGTATTTAACCTCAAATAGATTGGGAAGCTATTATCAAAAAGGACCAACATGTTGTAATGATATTTATGAAGTGAAAATTCTAAATGAAGAAAAGATAGCTGAAAATCAAGAGATTGTAACACTGGATGATTTGAATAAATACTTGCCTGTAACGCTCTATTTCCATAACGATAGACCTGGGCCTAGAAGTATGGATACTGTTGTCGCTTTAAATTATCTAACAACCTATGATGCTTATACTTCACTACACCCTAAGTATAAAACAGAATATGCTAAGGGGTTAAAAGATGAGCAAGCATTGGAAGCAGAGTTGGATATAGATAATCTATTTAAGCATTATGTTGATAAAGGTGTATCTGATTTAAATTTATTTACGAATTTGCTTCTGGCAGAATTAAAAAAGGGACAAAAGATTGAAATAACAATAAAAGGGTTTGCAAGTCCTCTAGCAAAAACAGCGTATAATGTGAATTTAACTAAACGACGAATTTCAAGTTTAATTAACTACCTCAGAGAATACAATAAAGGAGAGTTTATCCCATATTTAGATGCTACTGCACCAGATGGAGGAACACTTTCTTTTGTAAAAATACCATTTGGAGAATATACTGCTAGTAATGCGATAAGTGATAACTATAATGATCAACGTAATTCTGTTTATAGTAAAGGTGCTGCTTTAGAGCGTAAAATAGAAATTCAGTCAGTTACTTTTGCTGAACGAAAAGGAGCTTATGCAGCTTTAACAGTTGGTACTGGGACGTATGATTTTGGTAAAGTGAAACAAGGAGAAGTTTTAAAACATGAATTTATCATCAAAAATACAGGAAATGCTCCATTAGAAATTGTTGGAATGGAAACAGTTTGTAGTTGTACAAAGATTTCAATTGACACAAAAAGCATTCAGCCAGGAGGTCAAGCTATTTTTACAATGGAATTAGACACGAAGCATTTAGAAGGAAAACAAGTTAAATCAGCAACTATTTTTGCGAATGCTTTTCCAAAAATTAAAAGATTAGTGTTAACAACAGAAATAGTTAAAGAGTAA
- a CDS encoding peptidylprolyl isomerase: MKKAIIHTEKGDMTVEFYENDAPKTVENFITLAEKGYYNGLNFHRVIPDFVIQGGCPNGTGAGGPGYSIDCELDGDNQYHDRGVLSMAHAGRNTGGSQFFICHSRTNTAHLDRNHTCFGKVVEGVDVIDDIRQGDKINSIEVL, translated from the coding sequence ATGAAAAAAGCAATTATACATACAGAAAAAGGAGACATGACCGTAGAGTTTTACGAAAATGATGCTCCAAAAACAGTAGAGAACTTTATCACATTAGCCGAAAAAGGGTATTATAATGGATTGAATTTTCACAGAGTAATACCGGATTTTGTAATCCAAGGAGGATGTCCTAATGGAACTGGAGCTGGTGGGCCTGGTTATTCGATCGATTGTGAATTAGATGGAGATAACCAATACCATGATAGAGGTGTTTTGTCTATGGCACATGCTGGTAGAAATACTGGAGGTTCACAATTCTTTATTTGCCATAGTAGAACCAATACTGCTCATTTAGATAGAAACCATACTTGTTTTGGTAAAGTCGTAGAAGGAGTAGATGTTATTGATGATATTCGTCAAGGAGATAAAATTAATAGTATAGAGGTTCTTTAA
- a CDS encoding DUF4359 domain-containing protein: MKKFLLFIIVVAVALFFTNPTEEEFKVYSEEYIATRVKGGKNESSKIKNILGDLAAEVGGKLTKELTSKEDYYLFSIYEVKLDKQEPYKFLGIGKNFLPLQSEEPFK, encoded by the coding sequence ATGAAAAAATTTTTATTATTCATTATAGTTGTTGCAGTAGCTTTATTCTTTACCAATCCAACTGAAGAAGAGTTTAAAGTTTATTCTGAAGAATATATTGCGACAAGGGTAAAAGGAGGTAAAAATGAATCGTCTAAAATAAAAAATATATTAGGGGATTTAGCTGCTGAAGTGGGAGGAAAGTTAACAAAAGAGTTGACCAGTAAAGAAGACTATTATTTGTTTTCTATTTATGAAGTAAAATTAGATAAACAAGAACCCTATAAATTCTTAGGAATAGGTAAAAACTTTTTACCTTTACAATCAGAAGAACCATTTAAATAA
- a CDS encoding DUF1573 domain-containing protein, with protein MKKVVAVFTLFFLAALFVNVNAQAIGGAEISFETETHDYGVIQQHGDGTYDFVFKNTGSVPLLISECVGSCGCTVPEWPREPIAPGASAKLKVTYDTKRVGVINKSVTIKSNAVNAPTKIIRIKGEVKA; from the coding sequence ATGAAAAAAGTAGTAGCAGTTTTCACCCTCTTTTTTTTAGCAGCTTTATTTGTCAATGTAAATGCTCAAGCTATTGGAGGTGCTGAAATTTCATTTGAAACAGAAACACACGATTATGGAGTCATCCAACAACATGGAGACGGGACATATGATTTTGTATTTAAAAATACCGGTTCGGTACCGTTATTAATATCAGAATGTGTTGGATCATGTGGATGTACAGTGCCAGAATGGCCAAGAGAACCAATTGCGCCAGGAGCTTCAGCCAAATTAAAGGTAACATACGATACCAAAAGAGTAGGTGTAATTAATAAGTCAGTGACCATTAAATCGAATGCTGTAAATGCACCAACCAAAATAATTAGAATTAAAGGAGAAGTAAAGGCATAA
- a CDS encoding DUF1573 domain-containing protein has protein sequence MKKALLTFGMLFLAVVLFTANAQDATPAKIGGAEITFEKETHDYGKIKQHANGECEFTFKNTGTEPLLISNSRGSCGCTVPTWPREPIAPGASATIKVKYDTKRIGAINKSVTIQSNAVNAPTKIIRIKGEVLAPDNTATPIKPTEGPVQH, from the coding sequence ATGAAAAAAGCGTTATTAACTTTTGGGATGCTATTTTTAGCAGTAGTTCTTTTTACTGCTAATGCACAAGATGCTACTCCAGCAAAAATAGGTGGAGCAGAGATTACTTTTGAGAAAGAAACTCATGATTATGGTAAAATTAAGCAACACGCTAATGGTGAGTGCGAGTTTACGTTTAAAAACACAGGGACAGAGCCTTTGTTAATTTCAAACTCTAGAGGTTCTTGTGGATGTACTGTTCCTACTTGGCCAAGAGAGCCTATCGCTCCAGGAGCTTCTGCTACAATTAAAGTAAAGTATGATACTAAAAGAATTGGAGCAATAAACAAATCAGTTACGATCCAGTCTAATGCTGTAAATGCTCCAACTAAAATTATTAGAATTAAAGGAGAGGTTTTAGCACCAGATAATACTGCTACACCAATTAAACCAACTGAGGGACCAGTTCAACACTAA